From Campylobacter pinnipediorum subsp. caledonicus:
ATGCATATCTTTTTTGGAAAAATACAATATCTGCAAAATTTCAAAACTCGAGAACTGTATTTATAAATAAAAAAACCATACCAAGTAAATTTAACCAAGCATTAAAACAATGCACAGAGCTAAATGGACTTGTTTTAAGCAATACATTTTGCTCTTTTACAGGGATATCAAATTCACATCTAGTAAAATCAAATAAATCAAAATTTTATGATTTGGTTGAAATAAAAGAAATTTCTGGAATCAAATTTGTAAATTTAAAGAAATTTTATGATGATTTAAGTCTCGATTATAATCTTAACCTATATATAGAAAAATGCAAATTTTTCTCTCCAACGCCTTTTGAAAAAAAGATAAAACTTACAGACACACTATGTCTCGGGTATTATTAATCACAATTTTTATCTTAATATCAGCAAAAATAAACTATCATCACAAGATAAAATTATACTTAGGATAAAGAATGGAAAACATCATATTATACATAGTTGCTTATTTGCTTGGTGCTATACCTTTTGGGCTTTTGTTTTGCAAAATTTTTGCAAATACTGACATAACAAAGCAAGGAAGTTGTAGTATAGGCGCAACAAATGTCCTAAGAGTTATTAAAACAACAAACCCGAAATTAGCAAAAAAATTAGCCATTTTAACGATATGCTTTGATGCTCTTAAAGGGCTATTGCCAATCTTTGTAGCAAAATTATATGGAATAAATGATAATACTCTTTGGGCTATGGCTGTTCTTGCTGTTATTGGACATTGTTTTTCTCCATTTTTAAAATTTGAAGGAGGAAAAGGCGTTGCTACCGGTGCTGGAGTATTGTCATTTTTCCTCCCATTTGAACTTTTGATAGCATTATTTGTTTGGTTTATAGTAGGGAAGGTTCTAAAAATAAGCTCACTTGCTTCAATACTAGCACTAACAGCTTTTATCGCTTCTAGTTTTATAATTCATCCGGCTATCGAGCCGATAAATACACATGCACCAATATTAATTATTGCTTACATAATAATTTATAAGCATATTCCAAACATAAAAAGAATAATTTTAAAAGAAGAAGCCAAAGTAATATGAAACAAACGCTAACAACTTATATAAAAGATTTTGAGTTTAAAACTATAATAGGAATGTGTGATTTTGAAAGAGTAACACCACAAAAAATAAAAATAAATGCCGAGTATCAATCAAATGATTTTATTGATTATGTAGAGGTTATCAATTTCATAAGATATACTTATGATGACTATAAATTTGAAAAACTTGAGGACTCTCTTAAAATAATTTCAGAAAAATTAAAAGAAAATTTTCAAAATTTAATATCAATTAAAATAGAAATTTTCAAACTAGAAATCATAAAAAATGCAATAGTTGGAGCAAAGATAGAGGTTGTTTATTAATTTTTTTTTAAACTATCTTGAAAATTTGCTTAATTTATGATACAATTTCCTCCAAAATTATAATATATAAGGAATTAATAATGAGAATATTGGTAGTAGAAGATGAAATAACACTTAATAGAACTATTGTAGAAGGTCTTGGAGAGTTTGGATACCAAACAGATAGCTCTGAAAACTTCAAAGATGCAGAGTATTATATTGGTATAAGAAACTATGATTTAGTTTTGACTGATTGGATGCTTCCTGACGGAGATGGTATTGATTTAATACATGTTATAAAGCAAAAATCACCAAGGACTTCAGTAGTTGTTTTATCAGCAAAAGATGATAAAGAAAGTGAGATAAAAGCTCTTAAAACCGGCGCTGATGATTACATAAGAAAA
This genomic window contains:
- the plsY gene encoding glycerol-3-phosphate 1-O-acyltransferase PlsY, with translation MENIILYIVAYLLGAIPFGLLFCKIFANTDITKQGSCSIGATNVLRVIKTTNPKLAKKLAILTICFDALKGLLPIFVAKLYGINDNTLWAMAVLAVIGHCFSPFLKFEGGKGVATGAGVLSFFLPFELLIALFVWFIVGKVLKISSLASILALTAFIASSFIIHPAIEPINTHAPILIIAYIIIYKHIPNIKRIILKEEAKVI
- a CDS encoding cysteine permease, which produces MKIILAPNNFLDDYVLGTELSKNANISSNAYLFWKNTISAKFQNSRTVFINKKTIPSKFNQALKQCTELNGLVLSNTFCSFTGISNSHLVKSNKSKFYDLVEIKEISGIKFVNLKKFYDDLSLDYNLNLYIEKCKFFSPTPFEKKIKLTDTLCLGYY
- a CDS encoding dihydroneopterin aldolase — translated: MKQTLTTYIKDFEFKTIIGMCDFERVTPQKIKINAEYQSNDFIDYVEVINFIRYTYDDYKFEKLEDSLKIISEKLKENFQNLISIKIEIFKLEIIKNAIVGAKIEVVY